A stretch of DNA from Anopheles nili chromosome 2, idAnoNiliSN_F5_01, whole genome shotgun sequence:
CCAATCTGCAACCGCAAAGGCTCGTTAAACGTGGAGATTATCGGTTTCATCGTATGCGCCATTTGGGGTTGTTGAaattcgattttccatcaccgGGAGAGAACGCGTTCGAGTGGGAATAATTCGTGACCACCTATGGATTTTTAGCACCGtcgttcgattcgattgccttttcatcaaacattaaaaataCCTCCCATGCCAATAAGCTCCGAGAGCTTATGGGACACCGAACCTTGCGCTGCGGGAAAGCAATGGTGATCTCGACCGTAGAGTGGGTCGTTTATTTGTCGTTTTACAGATAAATCGTGCCTTTTTATTTCTACGTCAACAGGACGTGTGAGCCTGGAAATGGTAGTTTTGGTGTTGAATTCGTGCCTCTTGTATGAAGGCGATCTATCATACGATCGTTTCGTGTAGCCGATCACCATCAGCATGAATAAAGGCGAACGTATTGTAGTGAAGTTTACACTCGTTTGGGTTAACAAAATGTAATCGAATTCGTATGACTGCTTCGTATGTAACACTCTTCAAGATTAAAGTGAAGGGGCCAACTAGGAAATTGTACACCGAGAGAGGAATTTTTTTGAAAGAAGCTCATTTCTCAAGGAGTGAATTGATTTTGTACATTGTAGTTGACAGAAATGGTTGGTAGGATCGTGATTCGGTaatgcttctttctttttcattgtCAATGACCGATCAACTGATCTTCGGGAAGATGAAGGCCGGTTACAAGATGTTTGCTTAATTTGGGATTTATTTTAGATAACTACATACCTCACGTGATACCTCGCTGACAAGAAACACATGCTTTGATTAGTGCTCTGGAAAAGACTATTTTTGTTCGATTAAACGCTAAACGGCGCGATGTTCTCGCTAGTCAGTTCTGTGAGTCAATCGTATTGAGTGACGAAATCGTTTGCAAAATATCTCCTTTACGCCCGCGATCGCTGAACTCTCCGTGAAGTGAATGTACAAACGTGTGGAGTTGGGTGAATCCGTGCCGGTGCAATTGGaccgcaacaacaacgacaacagcagcaatattGGCCCCAACGGCAAGGAAACCAAAGGTGGCATTCGTCCACCAACAGCGTTCCAGCGAAGCGGTAGTACGCTTCGCCGGAACGTCGAGCGGAAGCGATTTTTTGCCACCGCTCCGGGAACTACTTCTATTCCGGTGTCAGGTCCGCGAGACACCTCAAACCCGGGCGACTTGAGTGATAGATCGCCGGAAGGTGGTGAACGTTGCCATGAGAACATGCTTCTCACGTCACACGATCATGCTGGCTTCAAGATGATGGGGTTCATCAAGGAGGACGAAATCTATGCTAGCGCAGGTGTGCGAGGCAATATGGGAGGCACAACCGAGAGCGGGATGATCATACCAAAGATAGCCGTGATCGCGCCTCCCTCATCGGACATGATCACCGGGCAACACGTAAGCGATGGGGTTGAACGAGGGTGGAATGTGCAAGACACATTGGGGTGGATCTTTTACGATTTAAATGACGTCGCAAAACGCGGAGTTATGCTCGATGTATCATATCACTGCACAACTCCCTGGAGGTACGTCACTGCAAGGTTGCTAATTCGATCGCTCTCTTCTTGGGTTCTTTCGCAGGgcaaatcaatcaaccacAACGCTTCACCGTTCCGTCGTTGGGGTCAATCGTCACTTCGATCGCGTTCGACCGAACATCGGACCCCAACCAATGGTTCTGCTCGTCGGCCATCATCACTGGCCGCCTCGGAAAGCGATGTGTACACCAAATCGATCGACGATGACTACAGTTCTACCAAAAGCGGCTACACACCGTATACCGGTGGTGCAGGAGCTGTGGATACGCTTTCGGTTGAATCCGCTCTGGTTCCGGTTGGAGCAGGGGTACTGGGATCGGTGTCAGGTGGAAGCGGCAGTACTACCGGAGGAGTGGTCACGAGTGGAAGCGGCGGTCCTGTTGGAGTAGCATCCTGGGGTACTTCCTTCGAAAAGCTGCTGGAAGATGCTGGCGGTTTGCACACGTTCTCGGTAAGCAACACTATAATGCGCGGAATGCTGCGACACATGCTCACGTATCTGCTTTGATGTTTGCAGGAATTTCTTAAAAAAGAATTCTCCGCCGAAAACATCTACTTCTGGACGGCTTGCGAGCGGTACCGGCAGCTGACGGAGCGTGATGAACGGGCACGTGAGGCACAAGCGATCTTTGCCCGGCATCTAGAATCTGGCTGCAGCGAACCGGTCAACGTGGATTCAATCGCGCGTAATATTGCCTTGGAGAAGCTGCCTCAGGCTGAACCGAGCCTGTTTGCGGCGGCCCAGAAGCAGATCTTCAATTTGATGAAGTTCGACAGCTACCAGCGGTTTATCAAGTCAGATATGTACCGGGTGTGTCAGGAGGCCGAAGCGAAAGGTCAGGTACTGCCGTATCCGGGCGAGCAGCTGGATCCGATGTTACGCACCAGCTTCGCAATGGTGGTGGGAGGCGCAGCAAACGGCGGCCTGACCAAGCTCAAGAAGTCCCTCAGCAACGCTGAAGATCGCCGGCGAAAATCTCTCCTTCCGTGGCATCGGAAAACGCGCTGCAAATCGAAGGATCGTGACTCGGACACGTCGAAGAAAGACAGTGGAAAGGGCGGAACGTCGGGGGGAGCGACGGGGATCGCAGAGAAGTCTTCCGCTGCGGCAGgcaacggtggtggcggtagcagcagcaacacgttGAAGTTGCTTTCCACAAACTCCACTAGCGATATTCACAGTTCCCGAAGTTCCTTAGCTAGGTATGTTTGAGCTTTCAGGCTGTTTGAGCTGTGGAGGATTTACACttattttcatcttcttttggTGTTTTCAGTTTTGATGCAGCGATCGGCGGAAAGTCGTACGATCCCGAAGATTCACGTACAACCCTTTGCCGGGTAATCCTGTCCAATGGTGCGACGACCGTCGTGCAGacgcgatcgaacgaaaccatCAAGGAGTTGGTAGAACGGTTGCTGGAGAAACGTGGCATCGTGTACAACGCGTATGAGGCGTTCCTTGCTGGAAGTACGAAACCGCTTGATCTCGATGGGCCATCGGTTAGTCTGGCCGGTCGGGAAGTGAACATAGATCAGCGCGTCGTGTTCAAGCTGAACCTCCCGAACCGCAAAATGATATCGGTGAAGAGTAAGGCTGCGAAACCGCTGGCGGACGTGCTGCGGCCGATCCTGCACAAATATAACTATGAACTGGACCAGATGAAGGTGGTGGTTCACTCGACCGTGGACGTGTGCCTTGATATGACGCAACCGGTCACCACGGTAGATGGGTTGTGTTTGTACATACGCAGCACGAGCGAGTCTGCAACCAGCAACGGAGCAGTTCATCCGGAACTAGGACGACCGTTGGCGGGAGCACGACCGGTCATTAATACGGCCACCCATCAGCAGATTGTTCATCAttttcagcagcaacagcaacaacagcagcagcaacagcagctacTTAATAGTCAATCAGTCAACgctcagcagcaacacaccTTTGCCGTACCGACCTCTATTCCGTCATCCTACGCTTCGGCAACCGGtatcaaacagcagcaaccctTCGGAGGGTCCGGTGCGTGCAATAATAATACTAATCTGGGCAATGCAAACCAGAATCGGCCAAGACCGAAGGATCAACCAGAACAACCGAAGGAAGATCAGCAGCCGGAGATAGGAAGTGGTGTCGTGAATGGGCGCGGCCAACACGAACTGAACACGCTCGACGAGATCACGAACAAAGTGTTCAATGAGCTGATGAACGGAAAGACGGCCAGCAATGGTGTGGCGGGTAAGGGACCACCGGATGTAGATTGCACCTCGGACACGTCTTCGACGCGTCGTGATCGCTTTCGCAGGCGCGGATCCAATACGGCACCGTCGGAAAGTGGTCGGGGagcgaaaagtaaaaaatgcTCCACCGGAGGCTCCGAAGATGGTGGCGAGAGTGTGAACAACCTCGGTATCAAGAAGCCGATCATTGCCAAGCTGAAAGCTGGTGTGAAATTGCAGATGCCTACTAGGTCGCAGAATGACGGTAAGAGATCTTACGTGTGACGTCAGACCATCTTAACTAAGCATTTATTCTTCATTCACAGAGCTGCTGGAGGGATTGAAGCGGGCTCAACGCAGCCGTCTCGAGGATCAACGCGGTACTGAAATCAATTTCGAGTTACCGGACTTTCTAAAGGATAAGGAAAACTTTACTACGCCCAGTGCGACTCCCGCTAGCAATCCGGCCACAGTTCCGGTTGCGAGTACGACATCGTCCGCTACATCCGCAACGTCAGGTCCGTCGAAGTTAACGCGCAGCAAACCGGCAAGACGCTCGGAATCCACCACACCGACGACGGAGTTCGTTGGAGGATCACTGCAGCAGATCAACAAGCCCCAACCAGCACCGCGGTTATCGATTACCGGGCAGGGCCGACTGAACCTATCCGGTCCCGGTTCACCTGTCCAAGCGGCCGTCAGTGATAGCCACCTTAATTTGTCGACACAATGTAACGCTTCGCCGCTTCCGCAAGATGATCCGTTTCACGTCcacagtggtggtggttcgcAGTCGGAGAACAGCTATGCCGGTAAGTGAACGGAGCAGCAACGTGCTCCTCCATTCTCCTGACCGCTTTTGACCGCTTGCCCCATGAGTTCCGGACGAATGATGACGGACGAGCATTGCGTACTAATAACTACTAATATCGACTAATGATCctgtattatgtttttttttgttaattttcttcctgctgTTTCTTTTGTTCTGTTTCTGTACCGTGTGGCATCAACCTGACCGCTACGACACCGCAAACCGCAACTTCCCGCGTTCAGGTAGCATCTCAAGCGTAATCGAAGTTGCGCTTGGCTAGTTTCCTAGAGCTATGCAAACGCGCAAGCTAGGAGGATCCCTATTTTAAGAAGCTATGTACGATAAGTGCCAGCTATATCTGTACGTGCGTAATGAGTCAAACGatattttacttcttttttgcttgttctgCATGTATGGGCACGTGACAAATCCGTCCCATTTCACTAGACTTAACTTTCGTGTTTCGTTGCTGATCGATTTATCGATCTGTAGCTTGTGCTGTTTGTGTTGTTCCGTTTCCATACTTCATTTCCAATATCGTTATGTTTAAATGtttatgaatgtttttttaatttttcgattGAGATGATAGTTAGTGCAGTTTGGGATTGACGACGAGAACAGATTTTCGTAtcaaattgtttcttttttgttccgtaTTCGCATTGTTCATTCAAATCATTATAAGATCTATTTGAAATATGTATTATTCGTAAATTTATTGAGCACCTTTAACTTGCATGCATAAAATAATATCCTTTGAAACACTAATGAATGATTGTGCTTAGCATGAAATTACACCACAGTTTGCTGAAATTCCTAGTTAAATTGTCCAATGGTAGTTTGTGGTTGTTTAGTTTTAGTTCAATCCTTGGGTATATGGTttatgtaatttaatttatcgtaGAGCAAACTCCTTTTACACATACCCTAAACGTTCTTTTTCCCAGTCATTGATGAACAGCTCGCTCTACATATCCTTCCAGACACTACCCTAGTCTTCACCCATGCCACGGCCATTAATGGTCAGGTACCGGTTGCCGTCACACCACGCACCATTACATCTAGCTCTGCGGCACTTCCCTTCGGTAGCGGTGACCATTCCAGCGATTCCAGCAGCACCGGTGAAGGTGGTCACATCACCACCAACGGCTGTTGCGATAACCACGTGCACGAGACATCCCCGGGAAGCTCACCAACAAACCATAGTGGCCATTTACACCCGCTGCACTATCACGCTGGTCCTGGTTCCGGAACGAATGGGAGTAGTGGCGCGTCATGCAATCCATCGGCGGCCTATCCGTTGGTGCACTATCCgtcccatcatcatcatcacccgcACGGGCTTCATCCGCATCATCATCCGCACGGCCAACactaccatcatcatcatcatccgcctGGTTCGCGCTATCTGGCCGCGACTCCGCTACCGAACGGCGTTAGTTCCGCTTCCACCGTACCGGGTGGCTTGGTAGACGGGCAATCTTGTTCGAGCATGGGTGACAGTCAAAAAGGACCACCACCAttaccaccgaaaccgaaaattCTACCCATCAAACCCTCCAACTGGGGTCACCCGGTCACGGCCTCCTATGCGACAGGACCTGGCACCAATGGGTGTGTTAATGGCGGTGATTTAAACGGCCTCACTATGGGAGCAACTGGAAGTGTGCCGAGTAGCGGTTCTGGGGCCGGTACTTCACTGACCGACGCGGTCATAACCAGCACCTCCAGCCTGCATCACACCAACGGCACTAACGCAGGTGTTGGAGCAACTACGGGGAGCAATGGTATCGCAAACTCTATGCAAACAGATTTACCGGGTAATCGGCGCTCAAATGGTGCCACGGATAGCCCGACGGGATTATCCGCTGCATCATCTGGCATCAGTGCGGCCGTTGCACAAGCACGTAGTGTCTATTTCGATCAAGGAAACAGCAGTTTTGTGTAGCAGAACCAAACTGGAGTAGACGGAAATATGTAAAAGTGATTCAAAAGTAGTGATGATTGtatgtgaaattaatttattgggaaaaagaaatagatTCATCCATGTTAGCTGAAGCATTGGACGTTATTCTAGGACAATACTGGTGTGATATTACCCCGTGGCGCTTTCCATCGGGGTACCGGATGttatgtaaataaaaagcaataGATAGAAGCCGAATTAGTTATCAGGGGGTCTCGAAGAAACACTACAGAtagaataattgaaaatgaaccgaaaataaattatttgcttttgtACTAGTTAATTGGTGTACTAGTGTTTGGCAAGCCTTGCTTGTCGATTCTTTTCGTTCCGAATTAGCTCGATAATTCCTTCAATTACGGTATCTCCAGGCTCATTCGAGCCTACTCTCTCATTCGTCCTTCTTTGTACTGAGTATCGATAAGGATACCTTTTGCTGTGTATTTGAAGAAATGTTCGAGAAAAAATCAATGGTTTGATATACAAATCAAGCCCTGTTTGGTGGTACGGTGATTCCACCGAGAATCTCGTTTATTTGTGATAGTTATAGAAATTGTCTGCTTGATCTGTTGAATAATACCAAGTTTTTATAAAACTATGGCTTTAGTAAAATAGTAGTTGACAAAATTATAGccaattattcaaacaatGCCTCGAACACATGTCTTTGCATAGAATATgtataaaaaagcaaatactCAACTGGGTgctaagcgaaaaaaaacaaaagcgccgAGAACAAAAACTGCTCGTCTCTTGATCAAGACAGCAAAATTTCACATAAGTAACAGGATAACATACCAGCTAAGAGGTAACATTTTCTTGCTTCAACGACTAGCGCAAACTATGCTACAAATTGAACTCGTATAACACAAGTTGACTACCATTGGTATTACAGTTTTTTAATACCGATCCATAGATGGCGCTACATGAacgcttgaaacatttcaagatTTGAAATTTTGAGCGTTTCGTATAGTCTATGAGCGTATAGCAAATTTATTGTTGAAGACTTGAGAAGATTATTTTGAATCGATTTATCGATTataattttgaacatttctttCGCTAGTTGGTATGTTCTCTTGTTACTcttacgtattttttttctttattttatccGTGAAATGCTTTGGTAGTATTTATACttctttattttatgatttgcgCTTTGATTGCTGTAGTGTATGTTCTTTTCAAATACCGCGTGtacatttattatttgaatgcagagcaataattttgaaaactattgacaattttttcttcaatagAACATGAAATTACTTTATCTTAAGGCACAGTTGTAGTGAACATTCTTACAAGTTTCATCAAAATGAGCTGCTGCTAAgtttcaatatttttaattcataATGCCATAGATCGATCGAAAGAAACCTGGCATGCTTTCGTAATATTTTGTTGTAGAGCCTATTAAATTCGGTTCCCTTAAAAGATTATGGTTCGTAACTTATTCTACTTTTCTTTACAGACATTAAAACACTCTATTGCTTGCTTGTTGCTGTTTATGAAGAGTTTCTGTAAATCTGTTCTGTTGATGGAGGTGAACCTAGAACATTTCTTTCGTTacatttaatttgaaaaagtGGTGTATTATGTGGGTATTTtcgagcaaatgttttattattcgaGGAACAATTTACCAATCTATACAATATACTTCAAAAGCTCTTGTTTGTCGATGCAAAACATAAACGTTCAAAGGTTGATTAGAcacaatgtaaaaaaataaaattcgtCGTTTGCAGTTTTATAACACATATTATTGTAGATTACGTTGTGCGTAGCTGGGTAattgttgttatttatttaaaaacggcctggccgtatttagatatggataattttttgtgagctgaaaggcatttcctcccaacagccgcgaatagccttatcccgggctgactcggttagcTGGGTAATTAAAATAGTTTAATTTGAAAGAATTTTCTCGTCTTACAAATTTGGCAAACTGAACAGCCATGTCGCTGACGTCTTGGAAGATAATATTGAGAAAACATGCATTGGGTTTTCAGATTatgtttctttatttattttgactATTTTACTTTGGATTCTTAAGAACCCAAATAATTGGAGCTCAAGCTGTAGACACTGCTTCGTTTTTCTGATTCTCTTTCACAGTATCCACTTCTTTTGATTCATCTTCGGGTGCCCCTGCTACCGGTTCATCGTCCATGCGGTAAGTGATAAGAGCCGGTGCCTTCGGTGGCATCCAATCAGGAATAATTTTCTCATGCAACCTCCACACACCGTACTCATTGGCTAAATGCTTCTCAAATACAACGTACTCGAGACAATCCTTGGGTATTGTTTCACTGCCGTGCATTAACCTGCCGAAGCGGTCATAGATCGCCAATGTTTGTTGGCTGTGAAAACGCACCGTTACCTGAGcgaaaatgttttccttcgtgATAACATCGGTGCAACGAGCATGAACAACACGTGGAGGCTCGAGCGATTTTAAAAACTGCCAACGAATCGTCTTGTCGGCCACATTATGCATCAGCTCCGGGTAAGCACGCTCGGTAACGATCTCTCGTAACTTGTACTTGTTCTTTTCGCACAACGTTTTGTGCGCCTCTATGTAGATATCCTGTGCAGCCGTTGAAAAATCTGACGTATCAAAATCTTCGTCGTAATTTCGAATCTTACGGATAGCCATCATGGATTTAGTCTTCTTTTCCAACTGTTCAATCTTTTGCTTGGCACCTTCTCGCGAAATCGCCGACATCCGCCCGTCTCCCTCTGGTGGAACGTACGGTTCGAAGACACCACCGGTGCAGCTGATGTAGAAGGGCCGCTCTAGCCATGGACGGGGAGGTAAA
This window harbors:
- the LOC128731924 gene encoding probable 39S ribosomal protein L45, mitochondrial, with protein sequence MASFVAASRAAIKFLQLPSTGLLAPCLQNAAIVHQQQVRHRRTKHWEPKWKRLRKAKYIKVDIPNLNERPEDLSQEQMKTRMKERGILPPRPWLERPFYISCTGGVFEPYVPPEGDGRMSAISREGAKQKIEQLEKKTKSMMAIRKIRNYDEDFDTSDFSTAAQDIYIEAHKTLCEKNKYKLREIVTERAYPELMHNVADKTIRWQFLKSLEPPRVVHARCTDVITKENIFAQVTVRFHSQQTLAIYDRFGRLMHGSETIPKDCLEYVVFEKHLANEYGVWRLHEKIIPDWMPPKAPALITYRMDDEPVAGAPEDESKEVDTVKENQKNEAVSTA
- the LOC128721439 gene encoding uncharacterized protein LOC128721439; the protein is MHGVGGPGSAGGSAAHRRRKKRSNYGNRTVEVNRGSNGFGFTISGQQPCILSCIVVGSPADLAGLRAGDFLISVNGLNVSKLPHESVVQLIGTTHGTIRMAIAENYYSDSSDEDILFHGTQQHRTRPKYPHKAKFSRASAGAMTSAAGVNGIGSNGATERVATVGAGSPIKSLILNGDHSQEDLAANETSPAGATAYNVIHSPNASNSCDISNVSAMVRSVQLGSVSDDSPMVRSTGTSQGPGQEGLLEYQAIVGYLGTIEMPKQIATSSKLQTVRSCIRKMRQEKRNPTTVLMTILPSCLNLTNTSNNLIAKYASARLSYVSSSSECDNRYFGLVTSAIYADGLMCDSADVLSHPRKDVVISNSCHVFVIDGKLVDHEVHLEKAALFRIVCTKDPITNLCLEFPSNSEYVVNLIRSMYSLKSPLKADAAGGYGKPPVARSLNLDGGGARGFPRNRSDPRLNPRAAMDVDAHDILAANSPQPSNHSEITTTSSNSDSGIGFHNDCRNISDRILLVDFPGMLGPQQQRLLQQQQIANVRAHYRKSHPFLRPAGIINEIPPKMDPIRNIRSMGVAGCSPEGALAGPSRAGLQIAHSKSKSADYSFPSASSEAFIDKLTVRARPDPKPFSSDRSPSKENALNCLQDEPLERLASVAQNEDVDLVVSDRWTCGRTLDEQGNIVEERAIDVPPMEELFLDLERYNKDNVKNSLLAARSCDDMILSLGKETDRSLGDGGEAVCDQILQDEETFERLKVKLSIDDLTLISSEPSRALSSVQDGRTSINNIANQHVFLQPLKPVKRSKKACTTHTTKSASGKLAAVHGTLGVDENTLSAHGRHGGDKLAAYKLSPKVFGLPRPISISFENISTLSVSGCSGVGGGRDNGGVDKHAIRDAYCDASGDGDIGRIGSGKNSQMGNGTPGSGRKSRATKRLSGGFSAIWGSLQELRSGSFGSQGIKSGGDDRLKQDHSRITTSETQRNNAVVVVTKKKERERSLSGLKILEATYSEPDLRYDEVSAPNLLEGIRDHDVTEDSGRQGKSINHNASPFRRWGQSSLRSRSTEHRTPTNGSARRPSSLAASESDVYTKSIDDDYSSTKSGYTPYTGGAGAVDTLSVESALVPVGAGVLGSVSGGSGSTTGGVVTSGSGGPVGVASWGTSFEKLLEDAGGLHTFSEFLKKEFSAENIYFWTACERYRQLTERDERAREAQAIFARHLESGCSEPVNVDSIARNIALEKLPQAEPSLFAAAQKQIFNLMKFDSYQRFIKSDMYRVCQEAEAKGQVLPYPGEQLDPMLRTSFAMVVGGAANGGLTKLKKSLSNAEDRRRKSLLPWHRKTRCKSKDRDSDTSKKDSGKGGTSGGATGIAEKSSAAAGNGGGGSSSNTLKLLSTNSTSDIHSSRSSLASFDAAIGGKSYDPEDSRTTLCRVILSNGATTVVQTRSNETIKELVERLLEKRGIVYNAYEAFLAGSTKPLDLDGPSVSLAGREVNIDQRVVFKLNLPNRKMISVKSKAAKPLADVLRPILHKYNYELDQMKVVVHSTVDVCLDMTQPVTTVDGLCLYIRSTSESATSNGAVHPELGRPLAGARPVINTATHQQIVHHFQQQQQQQQQQQQLLNSQSVNAQQQHTFAVPTSIPSSYASATGIKQQQPFGGSGACNNNTNLGNANQNRPRPKDQPEQPKEDQQPEIGSGVVNGRGQHELNTLDEITNKVFNELMNGKTASNGVAGKGPPDVDCTSDTSSTRRDRFRRRGSNTAPSESGRGAKSKKCSTGGSEDGGESVNNLGIKKPIIAKLKAGVKLQMPTRSQNDELLEGLKRAQRSRLEDQRGTEINFELPDFLKDKENFTTPSATPASNPATVPVASTTSSATSATSGPSKLTRSKPARRSESTTPTTEFVGGSLQQINKPQPAPRLSITGQGRLNLSGPGSPVQAAVSDSHLNLSTQCNASPLPQDDPFHVHSGGGSQSENSYADTTLVFTHATAINGQVPVAVTPRTITSSSAALPFGSGDHSSDSSSTGEGGHITTNGCCDNHVHETSPGSSPTNHSGHLHPLHYHAGPGSGTNGSSGASCNPSAAYPLVHYPSHHHHHPHGLHPHHHPHGQHYHHHHHPPGSRYLAATPLPNGVNGQSCSSMGDSQKGPPPLPPKPKILPIKPSNWGHPVTASYATGPGTNGCVNGGDLNGLTMGATGSVPSSGSGAGTSLTDAVITSTSSLHHTNGTNAGVGATTGSNGIANSMQTDLPGNRRSNGATDSPTGLSAASSGISAAVAQARSVYFDQGNSSFV